Proteins co-encoded in one Salvia splendens isolate huo1 chromosome 4, SspV2, whole genome shotgun sequence genomic window:
- the LOC121801556 gene encoding cis-3-alkyl-4-alkyloxetan-2-one decarboxylase-like, protein MPFSLLPPPPPLISPTISTFSSSKLSNQKRFARIIVEASKNDDEEPAFNPFGFVTDNPSSRSAIQLPESPAEDGNVGQMLYRIEDKGRDYGSYIKSGGFRWFVRETGSRERGRGTIVFLHGAPTQSYSYRVVMSQMSDAGFHCLAPDWIGFGFSDKPQPGYGFDYTEKEFHEVFDKLLDTLGVTDPFYLVVQGFVVGSYGLTWALKNQSRVSKLAILNTPLTPSSPLPGLFQQLRIPLLGEFTCQNAVMAERFIEAGSAYALKLEKADVYRLPYLSSSGPGFALLEATKRANINDINSRVSAGFASGSWDKPILVAWGISDKYLPQSVAEEFQKGNTDRVKLQMIEGAGHMPQEDWPEKVVGALRVFF, encoded by the exons ATGCCTTTCTCTCTcctccctcctcctcctccactcATCTCGCCAACCATTTCCACTTTCTCTTCCAGTAAATTATCCAATCAGAAACGATTCGCCCGTATAATCGTGGAGGCTTCTAAAAACGACGACGAAGAACCCGCTTTCAATCCGTTTGGGTTCGTCACCGACAATCCTTCGAGCCGCAGCGCCATTCAGCTACCGGAATCCCCTGCGGAGGACGGGAATGTCGGCCAAATGCTCTAT AGAATAGAAGACAAAGGAAGGGACTATGGCTCTTACATCAAATCTGGAGGTTTTCGATGGTTTGTAAGAGAAACAG GATCACGTGAAAGAGGGCGTGGAACCATTGTGTTTCTACATGGTGCTCCAACACAGTCATACAGCTATCGAGTTGTTATGTCTCAG ATGTCGGATGCCGGGTTCCACTGTCTTGCACCTGACTGGATAGGATTTGGTTTTAGCGACAAGCCACAGCCTGGATATGGATTTGACTACACAG AGAAAGAATTCCATGAAGTGTTTGACAAATTACTGGATACTCTTGGGGTTACTGATCCCTTTTACCTAGTAGTTCAG GGATTTGTAGTTGGATCGTATGGATTGACTTGGGCTTTGAAAAATCAAAGTAGAGTGTCAAAGCTTGCAATCCTGAACACGCCATTGACGCCCTCATCACCGCTTCCTGGGCTATTTCAGCAGCTCAG GATTCCACTTCTTGGCGAATTTACTTGCCAGAATGCAGTTATGGCTGAGCGTTTTATTGAAGCAGGTAGCGC CTATGCCTTGAAGCTGGAAAAGGCAGATGTATATCGGTTGCCATACCTCTCTAGCAGTGGCCCTGGATTTG CTCTGCTTGAGGCTACCAAAAGAGCTAACATTAATGATATTAACAGCCGAGTATCAGCTGGATTCGCATCTGGAAG CTGGGATAAGCCGATACTGGTTGCCTGGGGAATATCGGACAAGTATCTGCCGCAGTCAGTAGCTGAAGAATTCCAGAAAGGGAATACAGACAGAGTAAAACTTCAGATGATTGAAGGTGCAGGCCACATGCCGCAGGAGGACTG GCCGGAGAAAGTTGTCGGCGCCTTGAGAGTATTTTTCTGA
- the LOC121797902 gene encoding protein FAR1-RELATED SEQUENCE 8-like isoform X1 gives MADAAVFSPVGDGLSPNSGIEIIVDETSENSEDPLDEGEDGFKIEAHNLGNEDSKILKLKNTDLENAIEQVLGSERADLENDGKQVLGIHNVDESEHVIEIERNDHESNYEQMLKIQSNDRDSSSDQMLGIPANGAQNDHTLGKSYLQPVEGMEFESYDDAYNFYNYYAKELGFGIRVKSSWTKRNSKEKRGAVLCCNCEGFKTMKEACTRRKETRTGCLAMIRLRLVESNRWRLDEVKLEHNHLFDHQKAQNSRSNKKIEAGIKRKSSSAVDVEVKTIKLYRTPAFDAVNHGSSSERDFSHHTDQLKHLKFGNGDLEAMQNYFRQAQLADPNFFYVMDLNDEGYVKNVFWINSRSRAAYGYFSDVVVVDSTCLSKKHNILLLSFSGLNHHGQSVLMGCGLLAEETFETYVWLMRAWLTCMFGRPPQTIITDQCKALQGAISEVFPRAHHCLHLLLVMQSIHERLGEVGESQVFQTVLNRTVYSTTKIEEFETGWEEMIQHFSMRDHEWLNSLYEDRERWAPVYFKNSIFAGIFTYQPCEYTNPFFHGYLDDQTSWTEFFKVYESLQEKMIQREALDDIESREFRPVLSTSCSYEAQVCELYTKEIFLKFQEEVALMPGCFSVTHVHVNGPIITYMVKERNDGGDAREAHNFEVVYDKVGMEVRCICCCFSFRGYLCRHALTVLNYNSAEEIPGQYILTRWRKDVKRLYIPNIGSNNIDISNPVQWHEHLYRRAMHVVAEGMASREHHTVAWQAFKESLNKLLANAIIGNSQSTTFTSPDMLNFNEHYP, from the exons ATGGCAGACGCCGCCGTATTTTCTCCCGTCGGTGACGGCCTATCGCCTAATTCCGGCATCGAAATCATC GTGGATGAAACTTCTGAAAACAGTGAGGACCCTCTGGATGAAGGAGAGGATGGCTTCAAGATTGAAGCACACAACCTTGGAAATGAAGACAGCAAAATACTTAAACTCAAGAACACTGATCTCGAGAATGCCATTGAACAAGTGCTTGGAAGTGAAAGAGCTGACCTTGAAAATGATGGCAAGCAGGTGCTCGGCATTCATAATGTGGATGAGAGTGAGCATGTGATCGAAATTGAGAGGAATGACCATGAGAGCAACTATGAGCAAATGCTCAAGATCCAAAGCAATGACAGGGACAGCAGCAGTGACCAAATGCTTGGTATTCCTGCCAATGGTGCTCAAAATGATCATACACTAGGAAAGTCTTATCTCCAACCTGTCGAGGGAATGGAGTTTGAATCATATGATGATGCCTATAACTTCTACAACTACTATGCCAAGGAGCTTGGATTCGGTATAAGGGTCAAATCTTCATGGACAAAACGTAATAGCAAAGAGAAGCGAGGGGCAGTACTCTGTTGCAACTGTGAGGGCTTCAAAACAATGAAAGAAGCGTGTACTCGAAGAAAGGAAACAAGGACAGGATGTCTGGCAATGATAAGGTTGAGGTTGGTGGAGTCAAACAGATGGAGATTGGATGAAGTAAAACTAGAACATAATCATTTATTTGATCATCAAAAGGCTCAAAACTCCCGGTCAAATAAGAAGATAGAAGCAGGGATCAAGAGGAAGTCGAGTTCTGCTGTTGATGTGGAAGTGAAAACAATTAAGCTTTATCGAACTCCAGCTTTCGATGCAGTAAATCATGGAAGCTCGAGTGAAAGAGATTTCAGCCACCATACAGACCAGTTGAAACATTTAAAATTTGGAAATGGTGATCTTGAAGCTATGCAAAATTATTTTCGTCAGGCACAGCTTGCTGACCCGAACTTCTTTTATGTTATGGATTTAAACGATGAAGGGTATGTAAAGAATGTTTTCTGGATCAATTCCAGGTCAAGGGCTGCCTATGGCTATTTTAGTGATGTGGTAGTTGTTGACTCAACATGCCTGTCAAAAAAACACAATATTCTGCTGCTGTCGTTCAGTGGATTGAATCACCATGGTCAATCTGTGTTAATGGGTTGTGGGTTGCTCGCTGAAGAAACCTTTGAGACTTATGTTTGGCTGATGAGAGCATGGTTGACATGTATGTTTGGACGTCCTCCACAAACTATAATCACGGACCAATGCAAGGCACTGCAGGGTGCAATCTCTGAAGTTTTCCCAAGGGCTCATCATTGTCTCCATTTACTCCTTGTGATGCAGAGCATTCACGAAAGGTTAGGGGAGGTGGGGGAGTCGCAAGTGTTTCAAACAGTATTAAACCGAACAGTGTACAGCACAACAAAGATAGAAGAATTTGAAACAGGCTGGGAGGAGATGATTCAACATTTTTCCATGAGAGATCATGAATGGCTCAACAGCTTGTATGAAGACCGAGAAAGATGGGCCCCGGTTTACTTTAAAAACTCCATTTTTGCCGGAATATTTACTTATCAGCCCTGTGAATACACAAATCCGTTTTTCCATGGCTATTTAGATGATCAAACGAGCTGGACTGAATTCTTCAAGGTATACGAATCACTTCAAGAAAAAATGATCCAGAGGGAGGCTCTTGATGATATTGAGTCGAGAGAGTTTAGACCAGTGTTAAGCACGAGTTGCAGTTATGAGGCACAGGTCTGTGAACTGTATACCAAAGAGATATTCTTGAAGTTCCAAGAAGAGGTGGCGCTGATGCCTGGTTGTTTCAGTGTGACTCATGTTCATGTGAACGGACCAATAATAACGTATATGGTTAAAGAACGAAACGATGGAGGAGATGCAAGGGAGGCTCATAactttgaagttgtgtatgatAAAGTTGGGATGGAGGTTCGCTGCATTTGTTGCTGCTTCAGTTTCAGAGGATATTTATGCAGGCATGCATTGACCGTCCTCAATTACAACAGTGCGGAGGAGATCCCCGGCCAGTACATCTTGACGCGGTGGAGGAAGGACGTGAAACGCCTATACATTCCTAATATTGGCTCCAACAATATCGACATCAGCAATCCTGTGCAATGGCACGAGCATCTGTACAGGCGCGCCATGCACGTGGTTGCGGAAGGAATGGCGTCGCGGGAGCATCATACGGTTGCCTGGCAAGCATTTAAGGAATCGCTCAATAAG CTTCTTGCAAATGCTATTATTGGGAACTCTCAATCTACTACATTCACTTCACCAGACATGCTAAACTTCAATGAGCATTATCCATGA
- the LOC121797902 gene encoding protein FAR1-RELATED SEQUENCE 8-like isoform X2, whose amino-acid sequence MADAAVFSPVGDGLSPNSGIEIIVDETSENSEDPLDEGEDGFKIEAHNLGNEDSKILKLKNTDLENAIEQVLGSERADLENDGKQVLGIHNVDESEHVIEIERNDHESNYEQMLKIQSNDRDSSSDQMLGIPANGAQNDHTLGKSYLQPVEGMEFESYDDAYNFYNYYAKELGFGIRVKSSWTKRNSKEKRGAVLCCNCEGFKTMKEACTRRKETRTGCLAMIRLRLVESNRWRLDEVKLEHNHLFDHQKAQNSRSNKKIEAGIKRKSSSAVDVEVKTIKLYRTPAFDAVNHGSSSERDFSHHTDQLKHLKFGNGDLEAMQNYFRQAQLADPNFFYVMDLNDEGYVKNVFWINSRSRAAYGYFSDVVVVDSTCLSKKHNILLLSFSGLNHHGQSVLMGCGLLAEETFETYVWLMRAWLTCMFGRPPQTIITDQCKALQGAISEVFPRAHHCLHLLLVMQSIHERLGEVGESQVFQTVLNRTVYSTTKIEEFETGWEEMIQHFSMRDHEWLNSLYEDRERWAPVYFKNSIFAGIFTYQPCEYTNPFFHGYLDDQTSWTEFFKVYESLQEKMIQREALDDIESREFRPVLSTSCSYEAQVCELYTKEIFLKFQEEVALMPGCFSVTHVHVNGPIITYMVKERNDGGDAREAHNFEVVYDKVGMEVRCICCCFSFRGYLCRHALTVLNYNSAEEIPGQYILTRWRKDVKRLYIPNIGSNNIDISNPVQWHEHLYRRAMHVVAEGMASREHHTVAWQAFKESLNKTC is encoded by the exons ATGGCAGACGCCGCCGTATTTTCTCCCGTCGGTGACGGCCTATCGCCTAATTCCGGCATCGAAATCATC GTGGATGAAACTTCTGAAAACAGTGAGGACCCTCTGGATGAAGGAGAGGATGGCTTCAAGATTGAAGCACACAACCTTGGAAATGAAGACAGCAAAATACTTAAACTCAAGAACACTGATCTCGAGAATGCCATTGAACAAGTGCTTGGAAGTGAAAGAGCTGACCTTGAAAATGATGGCAAGCAGGTGCTCGGCATTCATAATGTGGATGAGAGTGAGCATGTGATCGAAATTGAGAGGAATGACCATGAGAGCAACTATGAGCAAATGCTCAAGATCCAAAGCAATGACAGGGACAGCAGCAGTGACCAAATGCTTGGTATTCCTGCCAATGGTGCTCAAAATGATCATACACTAGGAAAGTCTTATCTCCAACCTGTCGAGGGAATGGAGTTTGAATCATATGATGATGCCTATAACTTCTACAACTACTATGCCAAGGAGCTTGGATTCGGTATAAGGGTCAAATCTTCATGGACAAAACGTAATAGCAAAGAGAAGCGAGGGGCAGTACTCTGTTGCAACTGTGAGGGCTTCAAAACAATGAAAGAAGCGTGTACTCGAAGAAAGGAAACAAGGACAGGATGTCTGGCAATGATAAGGTTGAGGTTGGTGGAGTCAAACAGATGGAGATTGGATGAAGTAAAACTAGAACATAATCATTTATTTGATCATCAAAAGGCTCAAAACTCCCGGTCAAATAAGAAGATAGAAGCAGGGATCAAGAGGAAGTCGAGTTCTGCTGTTGATGTGGAAGTGAAAACAATTAAGCTTTATCGAACTCCAGCTTTCGATGCAGTAAATCATGGAAGCTCGAGTGAAAGAGATTTCAGCCACCATACAGACCAGTTGAAACATTTAAAATTTGGAAATGGTGATCTTGAAGCTATGCAAAATTATTTTCGTCAGGCACAGCTTGCTGACCCGAACTTCTTTTATGTTATGGATTTAAACGATGAAGGGTATGTAAAGAATGTTTTCTGGATCAATTCCAGGTCAAGGGCTGCCTATGGCTATTTTAGTGATGTGGTAGTTGTTGACTCAACATGCCTGTCAAAAAAACACAATATTCTGCTGCTGTCGTTCAGTGGATTGAATCACCATGGTCAATCTGTGTTAATGGGTTGTGGGTTGCTCGCTGAAGAAACCTTTGAGACTTATGTTTGGCTGATGAGAGCATGGTTGACATGTATGTTTGGACGTCCTCCACAAACTATAATCACGGACCAATGCAAGGCACTGCAGGGTGCAATCTCTGAAGTTTTCCCAAGGGCTCATCATTGTCTCCATTTACTCCTTGTGATGCAGAGCATTCACGAAAGGTTAGGGGAGGTGGGGGAGTCGCAAGTGTTTCAAACAGTATTAAACCGAACAGTGTACAGCACAACAAAGATAGAAGAATTTGAAACAGGCTGGGAGGAGATGATTCAACATTTTTCCATGAGAGATCATGAATGGCTCAACAGCTTGTATGAAGACCGAGAAAGATGGGCCCCGGTTTACTTTAAAAACTCCATTTTTGCCGGAATATTTACTTATCAGCCCTGTGAATACACAAATCCGTTTTTCCATGGCTATTTAGATGATCAAACGAGCTGGACTGAATTCTTCAAGGTATACGAATCACTTCAAGAAAAAATGATCCAGAGGGAGGCTCTTGATGATATTGAGTCGAGAGAGTTTAGACCAGTGTTAAGCACGAGTTGCAGTTATGAGGCACAGGTCTGTGAACTGTATACCAAAGAGATATTCTTGAAGTTCCAAGAAGAGGTGGCGCTGATGCCTGGTTGTTTCAGTGTGACTCATGTTCATGTGAACGGACCAATAATAACGTATATGGTTAAAGAACGAAACGATGGAGGAGATGCAAGGGAGGCTCATAactttgaagttgtgtatgatAAAGTTGGGATGGAGGTTCGCTGCATTTGTTGCTGCTTCAGTTTCAGAGGATATTTATGCAGGCATGCATTGACCGTCCTCAATTACAACAGTGCGGAGGAGATCCCCGGCCAGTACATCTTGACGCGGTGGAGGAAGGACGTGAAACGCCTATACATTCCTAATATTGGCTCCAACAATATCGACATCAGCAATCCTGTGCAATGGCACGAGCATCTGTACAGGCGCGCCATGCACGTGGTTGCGGAAGGAATGGCGTCGCGGGAGCATCATACGGTTGCCTGGCAAGCATTTAAGGAATCGCTCAATAAG ACATGCTAA